In the genome of Hyphomonas sp. Mor2, one region contains:
- a CDS encoding flagellar basal body P-ring protein FlgI, which translates to MRLFSVLACFAIAQGNISIKVRENPVVSQPNPFAEGETIVLPRTDIDVTQTGNENIALLESNTTLSQLIDGLNALGVRPQEMADIIRAMSAAGAIHAELVVR; encoded by the coding sequence ATGCGCCTTTTTTCTGTTCTCGCTTGTTTCGCCATCGCGCAAGGCAATATCTCGATCAAGGTGCGCGAGAACCCGGTCGTCTCTCAGCCCAATCCGTTTGCCGAAGGCGAAACCATCGTCCTGCCTCGCACCGATATTGATGTGACGCAAACCGGCAACGAGAACATTGCGCTGCTAGAGTCCAATACGACCCTGTCACAGCTGATCGATGGCTTGAATGCCCTCGGCGTGCGGCCACAGGAAATGGCCGACATTATCCGCGCCATGAGCGCCGCTGGCGCCATCCACGCGGAACTGGTTGTACGCTAA
- a CDS encoding FliG C-terminal domain-containing protein, which yields MSTKPNTTQQSENTTQHITPSQRAAVVIAMLGETAAKPIVEMLDDQAIANIAASLESITVLAREQLIEIVIDFLRQLRMNSGSLRGGSESARKILEGVLDEPRLNLVYGGQMMDEDIPVEAPKLDNLSDIWAELAKRETSKTAAYLAGLTPNIIALILRNLETTLCSELICLLNEDVQTKVLGEMVDPPPASPDIDSVIARMVKMEYLQAAETVDADDTTQLQSVGEMLSLVPNERRKSLMGFLEQSHSEKVDPIQRGMFAIEDLPKILNRNQIPVLFKAMDQAFLMEVLCCLQAQYGDVAEYFLSNISNRMADQFRSELERMSAPDQAAAELTEKNFLTKMMELKRDGVITVERIKEEAAGE from the coding sequence GTGTCGACCAAACCAAATACCACGCAACAGTCTGAAAACACGACGCAGCACATCACGCCGTCGCAGCGTGCCGCTGTGGTCATCGCCATGCTGGGAGAAACCGCGGCGAAGCCGATCGTCGAGATGCTCGATGATCAAGCCATCGCCAATATCGCAGCGTCGTTGGAGTCGATCACTGTTCTGGCACGCGAGCAATTGATCGAGATCGTGATCGACTTCCTGCGCCAGCTGCGGATGAATAGCGGTTCTCTGCGCGGTGGATCGGAATCGGCGCGCAAGATTCTCGAAGGCGTCCTCGATGAGCCACGTCTAAATCTCGTCTATGGCGGGCAGATGATGGACGAGGACATTCCCGTTGAAGCGCCGAAGCTCGACAATCTGTCCGACATCTGGGCGGAGCTCGCGAAACGGGAGACTTCCAAAACAGCGGCTTATCTCGCGGGACTTACGCCCAATATTATCGCGCTCATCCTGCGCAACTTAGAGACTACGCTTTGCTCGGAATTGATCTGTCTGCTCAACGAAGATGTTCAGACCAAGGTGCTTGGCGAGATGGTCGATCCGCCGCCAGCCTCGCCGGATATCGACAGCGTCATCGCGCGCATGGTCAAGATGGAATACCTGCAAGCGGCCGAAACCGTTGATGCCGATGACACGACGCAGTTGCAGTCTGTGGGTGAGATGCTCAGCCTTGTTCCGAATGAGCGTCGCAAGTCGCTGATGGGTTTCCTGGAGCAGTCACATTCGGAGAAGGTCGATCCCATCCAGCGCGGCATGTTCGCGATCGAAGACCTGCCGAAAATCCTCAACCGCAACCAGATCCCGGTCCTGTTCAAGGCGATGGACCAGGCCTTCCTGATGGAGGTCCTGTGCTGCCTGCAAGCCCAGTATGGGGACGTGGCGGAGTATTTCCTCTCCAATATCTCCAACCGTATGGCTGATCAGTTCCGGTCAGAGCTGGAGCGTATGAGCGCCCCGGATCAGGCTGCAGCGGAGCTGACCGAAAAGAACTTCCTCACCAAGATGATGGAACTGAAACGAGACGGCGTCATCACCGTCGAACGGATCAAGGAAGAAGCGGCGGGCGAGTAG
- the fliP gene encoding flagellar type III secretion system pore protein FliP (The bacterial flagellar biogenesis protein FliP forms a type III secretion system (T3SS)-type pore required for flagellar assembly.), with amino-acid sequence MASIRSTNWDGLLVRSFLLIAGCVLFASGVAAAQTVPTPDGAALDNILGGDGQGLSGTVVQLFLFVTVLSLVPGIAMMVTCLPFMVIVFSILRQALGVQQAPPNMMIMALAMFLTFFIMEPVFMDAWANGLSPYIDGTISEQEAWLMTTDPFREFMTRRTDPEAIYMLSDALNRPLGQDDEPSFALLSTAFMLSEIKHAFQIGFVIFMPFMVIDLVVASVLMAVGMMMVPPTVVSLPFKLGFFVLADGWLKITEALIRGYA; translated from the coding sequence ATGGCTAGCATTCGATCTACGAATTGGGATGGGCTTCTGGTCCGTTCCTTTTTGCTGATCGCTGGCTGCGTTCTGTTTGCCTCGGGCGTGGCGGCGGCTCAGACCGTACCAACTCCGGATGGTGCGGCGCTGGACAATATTCTTGGGGGTGACGGTCAGGGTCTGAGCGGAACGGTGGTTCAGCTCTTCCTGTTCGTGACTGTTCTCAGCCTGGTCCCAGGCATCGCCATGATGGTGACCTGCCTGCCATTCATGGTGATCGTCTTCTCGATTCTCCGTCAGGCGCTCGGGGTTCAGCAGGCGCCGCCAAACATGATGATCATGGCGCTGGCTATGTTCCTCACCTTCTTCATCATGGAGCCGGTCTTCATGGACGCCTGGGCGAACGGACTGTCGCCTTACATCGATGGCACCATCTCCGAACAGGAGGCCTGGCTGATGACGACGGATCCGTTTCGCGAGTTCATGACGCGTCGCACCGATCCTGAAGCGATCTACATGCTGTCGGACGCGCTCAATCGCCCGCTCGGACAGGATGATGAGCCATCCTTTGCGCTGCTCTCGACCGCTTTCATGCTGTCTGAGATCAAGCATGCCTTCCAGATCGGGTTTGTCATTTTCATGCCCTTCATGGTGATCGACCTGGTGGTCGCGTCCGTGCTGATGGCGGTGGGCATGATGATGGTGCCACCCACCGTGGTCTCATTGCCATTCAAACTCGGCTTCTTCGTTCTGGCGGACGGGTGGTTGAAAATCACAGAAGCTCTGATCAGGGGGTACGCCTAG
- a CDS encoding FliM/FliN family flagellar motor switch protein — protein sequence MSEPERVESVVGEAERRSVSPENEYRRSIYGLPVNVIVSIGQKKLSVAELLQLKPDTIIPLTAKIEDPIELVVEDRVIAHGELIELEDGAIGVRLTQIEEQEDG from the coding sequence ATGTCAGAACCAGAACGAGTAGAAAGCGTCGTCGGTGAAGCAGAGCGCCGCAGCGTTTCACCCGAAAACGAGTATCGACGGTCGATTTACGGCCTGCCGGTCAATGTGATTGTGTCGATCGGCCAGAAGAAATTGAGCGTCGCTGAGCTGTTGCAGCTCAAGCCCGATACGATCATTCCGCTGACCGCCAAGATTGAGGACCCGATTGAACTGGTCGTTGAAGACCGCGTCATCGCTCACGGTGAACTGATCGAACTCGAAGACGGCGCCATTGGCGTGCGCCTCACCCAGATCGAGGAACAAGAGGATGGCTAG
- the fliF gene encoding flagellar basal-body MS-ring/collar protein FliF: protein MDFIATLRSLSLQRQIILGLTVLGVLAAMTFLVRTTMKEPMSLLYSGLDPVRAGEVINELEQLGVSYDIRGEAIFIPANVRDRTRFALARDGLPRQSVQGYELLDDVNGFSVTSEMYNAAYWRAKEGELTRTILTTPGVDSARVHIGANLRSGFSRSQPTPTASVTLSSARRLSNGQAEAIQFLVALAVSGLNPEDVVVIDPRHGILAGPNKEIVEAPSVVAETQAGVLEQKIKRLLTARLGDGNAEVSVSVDVSRERQTISDVRFDPESRVIRSRSTNDASETNQGGAGNLTVASNLPDGAGAGGQSESTRKNSGETVSYELNEVRTQTERLPGQIERVSIAVLLNEQALGLDFAATDIAQQLEQVRADFEALVSNAAGLDTARGDSITIELMPFQELPEVEMTPAPGLMQRLIEQHLWSAVQAIFLGIIVLALGFGVMRPMFANSGAAARARQGEGAGGADGSVEDDLFGATPTDPIDYLKDYTRENQEQTAALLQDWLKEDRKIAANE from the coding sequence ATGGATTTTATCGCCACTCTGCGATCTCTCAGCTTGCAGCGCCAAATCATCCTTGGCCTCACTGTGCTCGGCGTCCTGGCGGCGATGACCTTCCTGGTGCGCACGACCATGAAGGAGCCCATGTCCTTGCTCTATTCCGGGCTTGATCCGGTGCGCGCGGGCGAAGTGATTAACGAACTCGAGCAATTGGGCGTGTCTTACGACATTCGCGGCGAAGCGATTTTCATTCCAGCCAATGTGCGCGACCGGACACGTTTTGCGCTGGCTCGCGATGGCCTGCCGCGCCAGTCGGTACAGGGCTATGAGCTGCTGGATGATGTGAACGGCTTCTCGGTCACGTCGGAAATGTACAATGCCGCCTATTGGCGCGCCAAAGAGGGCGAGCTGACGCGGACCATCCTGACCACGCCCGGGGTTGATTCGGCGCGCGTGCATATCGGGGCCAATCTCCGATCCGGCTTCTCGCGTTCGCAGCCGACCCCGACCGCGTCGGTGACGCTGTCTTCGGCGCGCCGCCTGAGCAATGGCCAGGCCGAGGCGATTCAGTTTCTGGTCGCGCTCGCTGTGTCGGGCCTGAACCCCGAAGATGTCGTCGTGATCGATCCGCGCCACGGCATCCTGGCTGGGCCGAACAAGGAAATCGTCGAAGCGCCATCGGTCGTGGCTGAAACCCAGGCCGGGGTATTGGAGCAGAAAATCAAACGGCTGCTGACGGCGCGCCTGGGCGATGGCAATGCCGAGGTTTCCGTCAGCGTCGATGTCAGCCGAGAGCGTCAGACCATTTCAGATGTCCGTTTCGATCCGGAATCACGCGTGATCCGGTCGCGCAGCACCAATGATGCGAGCGAAACCAATCAGGGCGGCGCAGGCAATCTCACGGTGGCGAGCAATCTTCCCGATGGCGCCGGAGCGGGGGGGCAATCGGAAAGCACCCGCAAGAATTCCGGCGAGACGGTGTCGTATGAGCTGAATGAGGTGCGCACGCAGACAGAGCGCCTGCCAGGCCAGATCGAGCGGGTGTCCATCGCGGTTCTTCTGAATGAACAGGCGCTCGGACTCGACTTCGCAGCGACAGACATTGCCCAGCAGCTCGAACAAGTTCGTGCGGATTTTGAAGCTCTGGTCAGTAACGCGGCGGGGCTCGACACCGCTCGCGGTGATTCGATCACGATCGAGCTGATGCCTTTCCAGGAATTGCCCGAAGTTGAAATGACCCCTGCGCCCGGTCTGATGCAGCGACTGATCGAGCAACATCTCTGGTCGGCTGTGCAGGCCATTTTCCTCGGCATTATTGTCCTCGCCCTCGGTTTTGGCGTGATGCGGCCCATGTTCGCCAATAGCGGTGCTGCGGCACGCGCAAGACAAGGCGAGGGAGCGGGCGGCGCGGATGGCAGCGTGGAAGACGATTTGTTCGGCGCCACGCCAACCGATCCGATTGATTATCTGAAGGACTATACCCGCGAAAATCAGGAACAGACGGCAGCGCTGCTTCAGGACTGGTTGAAAGAAGACCGAAAGATAGCGGCCAATGAATAG
- a CDS encoding flagellar basal body-associated FliL family protein, whose amino-acid sequence MSTKDDTNPEAEAAPKSGLNMMGLMVLGLACATTSFASVFFLAPSPTAAATVAEAAEPEYVPKEKPATAKSHTYTPVQEILITIGSAPATRYLKMQVSVATEKAKAKDVKSAETALIDAFLLYLRSVEVSDFEDPHFYNHMREQLARRADLVLGDGVSKGVMITEFLLR is encoded by the coding sequence ATGAGCACCAAGGATGACACGAATCCGGAGGCGGAAGCCGCCCCGAAATCAGGTCTGAACATGATGGGACTCATGGTGCTGGGCCTGGCCTGCGCCACAACCTCTTTCGCCAGCGTGTTCTTCCTCGCCCCATCCCCCACCGCAGCCGCGACCGTGGCCGAAGCCGCCGAGCCGGAATATGTCCCGAAAGAGAAGCCGGCGACCGCGAAATCCCATACTTACACGCCGGTGCAGGAAATCCTGATCACGATCGGCAGCGCGCCCGCGACACGCTATCTGAAGATGCAGGTTTCCGTGGCAACTGAGAAAGCCAAGGCAAAAGACGTCAAATCGGCGGAAACCGCCTTGATCGATGCTTTTTTGCTTTATCTCCGGTCCGTTGAAGTCTCCGACTTCGAGGATCCGCACTTTTACAATCACATGCGCGAACAACTCGCTCGTCGCGCAGACCTTGTCCTGGGTGACGGGGTATCCAAGGGCGTTATGATCACCGAATTTTTGTTGAGGTAG
- a CDS encoding GGDEF domain-containing protein encodes MQAAVKEQVPEQSPAPQPNERSLIFRRCKAAFQEIQKHGTPPDPTTYALWYAYVARTPPAVTVAVDKLLASGRALDRYELAEIHREFLADNSADAAQEAIGKEFEESIQDVSELIKSGMSQNAEFCSTLHGIETSTQKQDANGDFKAMLSQLVSESLKMAEASSRLSQGLLQTQERVKKLNDELEQARKQSMLDPLTAVCNRRAFEDRMNWQIEDARENGSTFCLVLADLDEFKRVNDTYGHQTGDEVLKKFASLLFEHTKGQDLVARYGGDEFAIILPNIEITSAYNLMVSIKHKFEGTRMPSNSGHAGLASATASFGISGYKDRRSSEDMVAGADTALSRAKTTGRNRVCAEGLS; translated from the coding sequence ATGCAGGCCGCGGTCAAAGAACAAGTCCCTGAGCAGAGCCCAGCGCCGCAACCCAACGAACGTTCGCTGATTTTCCGCCGTTGCAAGGCGGCATTTCAGGAAATCCAGAAGCACGGCACACCGCCGGATCCGACAACCTATGCGCTGTGGTACGCCTATGTGGCTCGCACGCCGCCTGCGGTAACGGTCGCGGTCGACAAACTTCTCGCCAGCGGCCGCGCTCTTGATCGCTATGAGCTGGCGGAAATCCACCGGGAGTTTCTCGCTGACAATAGCGCTGACGCCGCGCAAGAAGCGATCGGCAAGGAGTTTGAAGAGAGCATTCAGGATGTCTCCGAACTGATCAAATCCGGCATGTCCCAGAATGCTGAATTCTGCTCCACCCTGCACGGCATCGAAACCTCGACGCAGAAGCAGGATGCCAATGGCGACTTCAAGGCTATGCTGTCGCAACTGGTCAGCGAAAGCCTCAAAATGGCCGAAGCCTCTTCCCGCCTCAGCCAGGGTCTTCTGCAGACGCAGGAACGGGTCAAGAAACTGAATGATGAGCTCGAACAGGCGCGCAAGCAGAGCATGCTCGATCCCCTGACCGCGGTCTGCAACCGCCGGGCCTTTGAAGATCGCATGAACTGGCAGATCGAGGATGCGCGCGAGAATGGGTCAACCTTCTGCCTCGTGCTGGCGGATCTGGATGAATTCAAACGCGTCAACGACACTTATGGTCACCAGACCGGAGATGAAGTCCTGAAGAAATTCGCCTCGCTTCTGTTCGAACACACCAAGGGACAGGATCTTGTGGCCCGCTATGGCGGTGATGAGTTTGCGATCATCCTGCCGAATATCGAGATCACCTCGGCTTACAATCTGATGGTCTCGATCAAGCACAAGTTTGAAGGCACGCGCATGCCCAGCAATTCCGGTCACGCCGGTCTCGCCTCAGCGACGGCCTCATTCGGGATCAGCGGCTACAAGGATCGCCGCTCTTCCGAAGATATGGTGGCGGGCGCAGACACCGCGCTCAGCCGGGCGAAGACGACAGGCCGCAACCGCGTCTGCGCCGAAGGGCTCTCATAA
- a CDS encoding YtoQ family protein, which produces MQWQVYLSGEIHTDWRDQIIAGAKANHLDIVFTSANTHHESSDAAGDVLGKPDDDFWRDHQSAKVNSLRIKTLIQKCDIAVIRFGDKYKQWNAAFDAGQCAALGKPYITLHDENIVHALKEVDGAASGWAKTPDQVVEILKYTLGK; this is translated from the coding sequence ATGCAATGGCAAGTCTATCTTTCCGGCGAAATCCATACGGACTGGCGCGACCAGATCATCGCTGGCGCGAAAGCCAATCATCTCGATATCGTTTTCACCTCGGCCAATACCCATCATGAGAGCAGCGATGCGGCCGGCGACGTGCTCGGCAAGCCGGACGATGATTTCTGGCGAGACCACCAGTCGGCCAAGGTCAATTCGCTGCGGATCAAGACCCTGATCCAGAAATGCGACATCGCGGTGATCCGGTTTGGCGACAAGTACAAGCAATGGAATGCCGCGTTCGACGCCGGTCAGTGCGCTGCCCTCGGCAAGCCCTACATCACCCTGCATGACGAGAACATCGTCCACGCCCTGAAGGAAGTCGACGGCGCAGCATCAGGTTGGGCAAAGACACCGGATCAGGTGGTCGAGATCCTGAAATACACGCTGGGGAAATAG
- a CDS encoding 2OG-Fe(II) oxygenase produces the protein MAETALELFQRAEQLNTEGDLAAARNFLRQSAELGHVPATFRLAISEAAGLGGPRDRAAAEARFANIAPDYPPARMAHCVARAAGWSGAENWAGAVALEIEYAKSGDSAALIDLALLCLLRQAPDSERFAQALFASALSKGATFAAPALMRLHTMRGERFVVPDRMLKALEQASYLPIGQIERTAKSQNKPPSRPAAAPGWDTLQTLLSTPPAGWLDMPGEPLAPEVSATSWTQAVHPCVCDFVAAYAAPMLVPAEIQDAVTGAPVLHPIRKALHARIASYRQTLAIHALERIMTARAGQPWRHGERLTVLFYKQGDRYAPHADYFAEDTEEDTYHMEESGQRVATTLVSLHAAERGGATHFPHLDKSWNGTTGDILTFRNLKDDGAPNPLSLHEGQVVETGWKTLASLWIRERDYWG, from the coding sequence ATGGCCGAAACAGCGCTTGAACTTTTTCAGCGTGCGGAGCAGTTGAACACCGAAGGTGACCTCGCTGCCGCACGGAATTTTCTGAGACAATCGGCTGAGCTCGGGCACGTCCCAGCGACATTTCGCCTGGCCATCTCCGAGGCTGCGGGGCTTGGCGGACCGCGTGATCGCGCGGCTGCGGAAGCGCGTTTTGCCAATATTGCTCCAGATTATCCTCCCGCTCGCATGGCGCATTGCGTGGCACGTGCGGCGGGCTGGTCGGGAGCGGAAAACTGGGCCGGCGCCGTCGCACTTGAAATAGAATATGCCAAAAGCGGCGACTCGGCAGCGCTCATTGATCTCGCCCTGCTCTGCCTGTTGCGCCAGGCCCCTGACAGCGAACGATTTGCGCAGGCATTGTTCGCCAGCGCTCTGTCCAAGGGAGCGACCTTTGCAGCCCCGGCCCTGATGCGTTTGCATACCATGCGGGGAGAGCGTTTTGTGGTGCCGGACAGAATGCTCAAAGCCCTGGAACAGGCGAGCTATCTTCCCATTGGTCAGATTGAGCGGACCGCCAAATCTCAAAACAAACCACCCTCACGGCCAGCCGCAGCGCCCGGCTGGGACACGCTTCAGACGCTTCTGTCGACACCCCCTGCAGGCTGGCTGGATATGCCAGGTGAGCCGCTGGCACCGGAGGTTTCTGCCACATCCTGGACGCAGGCCGTGCATCCTTGTGTGTGTGACTTTGTCGCCGCCTATGCCGCGCCCATGCTGGTCCCGGCCGAAATTCAGGACGCGGTGACCGGCGCCCCGGTCCTGCATCCGATACGCAAAGCCCTACATGCCCGGATAGCGTCCTATCGCCAGACCCTCGCCATACATGCCCTCGAGCGGATCATGACAGCGCGCGCCGGCCAGCCCTGGCGCCATGGTGAGCGATTGACCGTCCTGTTCTACAAACAAGGCGATCGCTACGCACCGCATGCCGATTACTTCGCAGAGGACACAGAGGAAGACACCTACCATATGGAAGAATCCGGCCAGCGGGTGGCGACCACGCTCGTCTCTCTGCATGCGGCCGAGCGCGGCGGCGCGACGCATTTCCCTCATCTCGACAAAAGTTGGAATGGCACGACCGGAGACATTCTGACCTTCCGAAATCTCAAGGATGACGGCGCGCCAAATCCCCTCAGTCTGCATGAAGGTCAGGTCGTGGAGACGGGCTGGAAGACATTGGCCAGCCTGTGGATTCGCGAGCGCGATTATTGGGGCTAG
- a CDS encoding carboxylate-amine ligase: protein MIPSLTLGVEEEYLLVDPETRDLVVEPPPEFMQSCREALGERVTPEFLRCQVEIGTPVCANIAEVRTHLTALRKTLIRNAEKCGMRLMAASTHPFGEWEEQKHTDAPRYHMLDQDLQGIIRRMLICGMHVHAGIEDPDTRIDLMNQARYFLPHLLALSTSSPFWVGHEMGMKCARLGIFDSMPRTGIPDRFESFSEYERMVDRMIKAGALEDSSKIWWDLRPSARFPTLEMRITDVCTRLEDAICIAALYQSILRMLIRLRQRNQRWRIYPRMLMDENRWRAQRYGVTRGLIDLSRGEQVAYPVLIEELIGTLEEEARALGCFAEVQHARTILDRGTSACNQLSVFAEARADGADQEEALKSVVDWLVTETAADLP, encoded by the coding sequence ATGATCCCATCGCTCACGCTAGGCGTCGAAGAAGAATATCTGCTGGTTGATCCGGAGACCCGCGATCTTGTGGTCGAACCGCCGCCGGAATTCATGCAATCGTGCCGTGAGGCACTCGGTGAACGTGTCACGCCGGAATTCCTGCGCTGCCAGGTTGAGATCGGGACGCCGGTCTGCGCCAATATTGCTGAGGTGCGCACGCACCTGACCGCGCTTCGTAAGACATTGATTCGAAACGCAGAAAAGTGCGGTATGCGGCTCATGGCAGCCTCAACGCATCCGTTTGGCGAGTGGGAAGAGCAGAAGCATACGGACGCGCCGCGCTATCATATGCTCGATCAGGACTTGCAGGGCATTATCCGCCGCATGCTGATTTGCGGAATGCATGTCCATGCCGGCATCGAGGATCCGGACACGCGCATCGACCTGATGAACCAGGCGCGTTACTTCCTGCCGCATCTGCTGGCGCTGTCGACCTCATCGCCGTTCTGGGTCGGGCATGAAATGGGGATGAAATGCGCCCGGCTGGGCATTTTCGATTCCATGCCGCGCACCGGCATCCCTGATCGATTCGAGAGCTTCTCTGAGTATGAACGCATGGTTGATCGCATGATCAAAGCCGGCGCGCTGGAAGACAGTTCCAAGATCTGGTGGGATCTGCGACCCAGCGCTCGCTTCCCGACCCTGGAAATGCGCATCACTGATGTCTGCACCCGGCTTGAAGACGCGATCTGTATCGCCGCGCTCTATCAGAGCATTCTGCGCATGCTGATCCGCCTGCGCCAACGTAATCAACGCTGGCGCATCTATCCGCGCATGTTGATGGACGAGAACCGCTGGCGGGCCCAGCGCTATGGCGTCACCCGCGGCCTGATCGATCTCAGCCGAGGGGAACAGGTCGCCTATCCGGTCCTGATCGAGGAGCTGATCGGTACCCTGGAAGAAGAGGCCCGCGCGCTGGGTTGCTTTGCTGAAGTGCAACATGCCCGCACCATTCTCGACCGCGGCACCAGCGCTTGTAATCAGCTGAGCGTCTTCGCCGAGGCCAGAGCGGACGGCGCTGACCAGGAAGAAGCGCTCAAGAGCGTGGTCGACTGGCTGGTCACAGAAACGGCCGCAGATTTGCCCTGA
- a CDS encoding N-formylglutamate amidohydrolase — translation MTEFPVSRTYDGGDAPIFVFVDHASNTIPPAYDDLGLPEDVLATHIGWDIGAGALGLALARQLRGKALFCQFSRLLIDPNRSLDKVDLIPGEADRIPIPGNQGLSAADRHQRIEAYHQPYHEQLELALDQVCRDHEDPLILSVHSFTPRLIGDAQVRPWHMGLLWREDETSARQFMAAMADTTDYVVGDNQPYDARVFNYSVDRHVGPRGLRHITLEVRQDLISNDQDVDRMAGKLGPALTSLLPT, via the coding sequence ATGACTGAGTTCCCCGTATCCCGGACCTATGATGGCGGCGACGCGCCGATTTTCGTTTTTGTTGATCATGCAAGCAACACAATCCCGCCTGCCTATGACGATCTCGGCCTGCCTGAGGATGTTTTGGCGACCCATATTGGCTGGGACATTGGCGCCGGTGCGTTGGGGCTCGCCCTGGCAAGGCAGCTGCGAGGCAAGGCGCTGTTCTGTCAGTTTTCGCGTCTGCTGATCGATCCCAATCGCTCGCTCGACAAGGTTGACCTGATCCCGGGTGAAGCCGACCGCATTCCCATCCCCGGCAATCAGGGGCTCAGCGCCGCCGATCGCCATCAGCGGATCGAAGCCTATCACCAGCCCTATCACGAACAGCTCGAGCTGGCGCTGGATCAGGTTTGCCGCGACCATGAAGATCCGCTCATCCTGTCGGTGCACTCCTTCACCCCGCGTCTGATCGGCGATGCGCAGGTCCGGCCGTGGCATATGGGTCTGCTATGGCGCGAGGATGAGACAAGCGCGCGCCAGTTCATGGCGGCGATGGCAGACACCACTGATTATGTGGTTGGCGACAATCAACCTTATGACGCGCGTGTGTTCAATTACTCGGTCGACCGGCATGTCGGCCCGCGCGGTCTGCGCCACATTACTCTTGAAGTTCGTCAGGACCTGATATCCAATGATCAAGACGTGGATCGCATGGCTGGGAAACTGGGGCCTGCTCTGACATCCTTGCTGCCGACATAG
- a CDS encoding CBS domain-containing protein, with amino-acid sequence MLIDTILKDKGNTVETISDSMTLLEAAKTLDQKRIGAIVAVDGSGELCGVLSERDIVRRFARNGEKTGDMTVSQAMTRGVITADPAEDVDTCLGRMTDRRIRHLPVVDGGKLIGIISIGDLVKYKIDSVLAEAEAMEAYIRSG; translated from the coding sequence ATGCTGATCGATACGATTCTCAAGGACAAGGGCAACACGGTGGAGACGATCTCCGATTCGATGACATTGCTCGAGGCCGCCAAAACGTTGGATCAGAAGAGAATCGGTGCGATCGTGGCTGTGGATGGAAGCGGCGAGCTCTGCGGCGTGCTGTCCGAGCGCGATATTGTCCGCCGCTTTGCCCGTAACGGGGAAAAGACCGGTGATATGACCGTGTCACAGGCGATGACACGCGGCGTGATCACAGCGGATCCGGCAGAAGACGTGGACACTTGCCTGGGGCGGATGACAGATCGCCGGATTCGCCACCTGCCCGTGGTGGATGGCGGCAAGCTGATCGGCATCATCTCGATCGGCGATCTGGTGAAGTACAAAATCGACTCTGTGCTGGCCGAAGCAGAGGCCATGGAGGCCTATATCCGCAGTGGCTAA
- a CDS encoding dodecin family protein — protein MAVARVTEIIAGSKKSFQDAIDKGIARANKTLKNVEGAWVKDQSIVLDKGEIKEYRVVLKVTFILK, from the coding sequence ATGGCTGTAGCACGCGTAACCGAGATTATCGCAGGATCGAAAAAGAGCTTTCAGGATGCCATTGATAAAGGCATCGCTCGCGCCAACAAGACGCTCAAGAATGTCGAAGGGGCCTGGGTCAAGGACCAGTCCATCGTGCTCGACAAGGGGGAGATCAAGGAATACCGCGTGGTGTTGAAGGTGACCTTCATCCTGAAATAG